TGTGAAAAAGTCTAAGTCTCCACCTTTAACAGCAGATCCAGTGTCAATCGAATGTTCTTCAGCTAATGCTGCAAAGTCAGCACCATTATTAATTTGGGCAAGGATTTCTTTTGCTTGCTCTTCATCTTCAACTAAAATATGACTTGCTCTAACTTCTTCGCGTTTAACAAATTCATTAAAGTAATCAGTTAGTTTTTCATCTGAAACTTCGATGTCTTTCGTAGCATATTTAAATAATTTAAGGTCATTTTCAATTACTTTTCTAAGCTCTTCTTCTGATTTATATGGACTTGAAGCTAAAGCAGTTTTGAATTCATCATCAGAATTAAATTGTGCTTTAATTTTCTCCATCTTTTCGTCTACTTCATCTTTGTCTACTTCAACAGCTTCAGCTAAAAGCTTTGCTTCAACCATTTCACGGAGAACTTCTTCTCCATACTTACTTTTTAATTCCTCATAAAATTCTTCTTTTGTAATGTCACCGGCATTTGTTTTTACAACAATATCACCAGAACCAGTGTTACATGCAGATAATAGTAACGTAAATGCAGCTGTAACTAATAGTAACATCCATTTTTTTGTCATCATTAACACTCCTAGTTTTCATTTACTTATGTATACATTCACAAACTAACTATATCATATTTACATTTATAGTGAAAATTTAATATTTAACGTTTTTATAGGCATCTGTTTAAGCAACAATGATTGTTCTGCGTATGATGTTTACTATAACGCTTCTAAGTGAGGCAATTGCCTTAGAAAATTTTCATTTACTAAGGAATGCGCCTATTCGCTTAAGGTGTTACGAGCATAAAATAATGAACAAATAGGTAAAGGAGGTGTTATAATGGGTCACACTTACGGAGGCGGTTTCGCGTTAATCGTAGTATTATTCATTTTGTTAATCATTGTTGGAGCAGCATGGCTGTAAACAATAAAGGTTAATTAATGTTATTGTCTACTAGTTAGTTTGTCCATTCATCTTCTTGGACCTGTATCAACACAAAAAAGGGAATGACTAGTCATTCCCTTTTTTTATACTTAGGTGAATATTACTTCTATGTACGATGAAATAAGCAAGATGGTAATCAGCACATTAATTGTCCGGAAAACACTTGATTGTTTCTCTTCAGGAATTTCCTTTTGAATACAAAGAGAATTAGTCATCGTATTAAATACAAATAAAATAAGAAGTGCAAATAACCCAAAAAATAAACCCATCATTTAAAACCTCCAAATTAAGGTTTTCAAAAATATTATACTACTTAAATATAGAAAAATGCAAAAAAATAGGAAAAGCATTCAAATAAATAATTGAATGCTAGTTTTGGTTTACTAATATATCAATACCAACATCACTATTTTCAATGTATGCGTGACGTGGTGCTTTTAATAGTTGAAATAAAAATAGTAAGTCAATAACACTTAATCCAAAGTTTATTGAGGAAAAAATTGAAAAATAATGAAAGAAGTTTGGAAACATAACACTACCGATTATTGCAGTTATCGTAATTGATATAAATGGCAATAACATCGAAAACATTGTCTTATTTTTTGATACCTTTTCATCGATACAATAACTTGGAATAGGTAATCCTTTAATCGAAACGATATTAAAATCAACTTTTGTTCCAGTTAGCCAAAGTGGTAGTAGATGCATTAATTTATGGACAGGAATAATTAAACAAAGACCAAATAAAAATGGAACTAATCCTAGTTCATAAAATTGTTCTTCATAATGAAATGCACTAAAAACTAAATAGAAGGCTATAAAATAAAAGAATGTGACAATTATTGAAAACAATGATAATCGGAGAGTGCCATAGTCTCGATGGATATTTATCGATTTCCAACAATTCATATTGCACCACCTAGTTCGTAAATTAAAATACCATAATAATTTACGATGTTTTGTCCAATAAATCAAGGGTTTTTTTTCGACGTTTTTTGCTGAAAAAAAACTGACAACTCATTAAACATGAGAGTTGTCAGTTTTGTCGTTATCGACCTTGTTCTCCATAGCGTCAATCGCTCGTTGAATATCTTTAATTTCATCGAGTATTTTTTGCTTATGAGGTTCAATATCCTCTTTCCAATTGTCAATTACATTCATGACATCAGTAGCAACTTCTTTTAACGTATCGACACTTTCTTTTGAAAGGCTACTAATGTTTTTTCCTTCTTTTTTCAAGTAATTAATTTTATCAATAAGCTCTTTGCGCATTTCATTTCCAGACTTTGGAGTAGTTAAAAGTGTTGTAGCGGCTGCTACAACAGAGCCTACTAAAAATCCAACGAAAAGTGATTTTCCTTTCCCCATATGAAAGCCCCCTTAATTCTCTTTATTTTATATTATTAGCAATTTGCAAAGCAATAGTTGATAAATCTTCTGAGGTATAGTTCTTTTCGTGTGTTTTCCATACGGTTCCAAATCCATCACCTTTTCCATAGCGAGGAATGATGTGCATGTGATAATGAAAAACAGCTTGTCCAGCAGCTTCCCCATTATTATTAAGTAAATTTACTCCAACGGGTTGAAATTGTTCATTAATACTATTAGCAATTTTCGGAATAGCTTGGAAAAGATGCCCGGCTATTTCTGGTGTTAAATCAAAGATATTTTCCTTATGTACTTTAGGAATGACTAGCGTGTGACCTTTTGTTACTTGGCTTATGTCTAAAAAGGCTAAGACATTTTCATCCTCATAAACTTTTGCACTTGGTATGGATCCGTCAATAATTTTACAAAAGATACAATCACTCAAAAAACTCACCTCACAATTAATTTTATATATATTTTACCATAAATGACAGTGAAATTAAAAAGCAGGACGCTTGTAAACAAGCGCCCTGCCATTGAAGAATGGAGTTGGTTAATGTGCTACTTTAGGTAAATGTGAGTTAAACAAGTTAACTGTCTCCCGTAGACACCTCATTTCAAGGTTGATGGATTCTGTTGTATGCGTATACTCCATGAATTGTTCAAGACAATCATCTCATTTCGTTTAAGGATTAAACCTTGCACTAACTTCTATGGGGCAGTTCTCTAAATTGTATTTCGGAGACACCTCATTTCAAAGTTGTGATGATGTTTGAAGCAACTTCCCATCTCTATCGGCAACCTGTTTCGCTATTAACTTCTCTCCCTCTTCACTACATATGATGTACCGTTTGAGTAAGTTATATTCAACAAAAAGAAACAAATTTAAAATGGAAAAATTAGAACGTTTATGAAAATATTGATAAAATAGAAGAAAGAAGTATTTAAAAGGAGTTAATGTGATGAAGCCTTTATTGGATATTAACAATTTAGTTGGTGGTTACTCCATTCACGACCCAGTATTACATGACGTCTCATTTCATGTTAATAGCGGTGAAATTATTGGATTAATTGGATTAAATGGCGCAGGAAAGAGTACGACAATCCGCCATATCATTGGTTTAATGGAGCCAGTGCAAGGATCTGTTTCAATTTGTGGGAAAACTATCGATGAGTCACCAGAAGCATACAGGTCACATTTTTCTTATATACCAGAAACACCAATATTATATGAAGAGTTAACGTTGTGGGAACACTTAGAATTAACAGCAATGGCATATTCCTTAGACAATGAATGGAAAGAACGTGCGGAGATATTGTTGAAAGAATTTCGCATGGAAACGCGCAAAAAATGGTTTCCAAGTCATTTTTCAAAAGGAATGAAACAAAAAGTAATGATAATGTGTGCATTCTTAGTTGAGCCGAAAGTGTATATAATTGATGAACCTATCGTTGGTCTAGATCCAATCGGTATTCATTCTTTACTTTCATTAATGGAAAAGAAAAAAGCACAAGGCGCGGGAATTTTAATGTCTACACATATTTTAGCAACAGCTGAGCGTTACTGTGATCGGTTTATTGTCCTACATAATGGAAAAGTTAAAGCGTATGGAACGTTGGAAGAGCTACAGAAGAAAATGAATATGAAAGATGCAAACTTAGACGATATTTATTTCAGTCTAACGAAGGAAGATTAATTATGAATGAAAAAAATCTTTGGATTCATCGGGCAAAGACCTACTGGTTACAAGCATCTAGGTATATACAATACATGCTTAACAGCTTAATTTACACAGTGATCATAACTGTTGTTATTGCAGCTTACTATTATGCAGGATGGCTTAAAACGTTAGATTCTACATTTCCTTATTTGTTTGTATTAGCAATTCTTATTGCATCAGTATTAACAGTTGGAAAAGTTAGAACTTTTCTTCGAGAAGCAGACAAAGTGTTTTTACTTCCTTTTGAGCATAAGCTGAAGCCATATTTTCGCTTATCATTGATATATTCGACTTTGTTCCACTTATTTTATATTGGATTATTACTATTAGTGCTGTTTCCTTTATATGAAAAGTATGATAATGCTACCAATGAAATGTATTATATTTCCGTTGTCGTTGTCATGATGTTAAAGATATGGAATCTTTTGATGAGTTGGTACATTCATTTAATGAATGTACGTACACTTCACAGAGCAGATCTAATTGTTCGTTTTACCATAAACTTTTTGTTTGTTTACTTTTTGCTTGCCCAAGCAAACATTCTAGTTATCGCATTAATGTTAATGATTATGATTAGCTTGTATATGTTTTATAAAAATAAGTTTGGGAAAAAGGATCGTATTTTATGGGAGCAATTAATTAAAATAGAGGAAAATAGTGTTGCATCATTCTATCGTTTAGCCAATTTATTTACGGATGTACCGCATTTGAAGTCGAAAATTAAACCAAGAAAAGTATTAACACAACTCATAAAATTACTTGTCCGAAAAGAAGATGGTCCATTTGCATATTTATATTGGCGGACATTCCTAAGGGCTGGAGATTATTTTGGAGTTTATGTTAGGTTACTTTTTATCGGAAGCATACTAATTTTATTCATTCCAAATGCATATGCAACGATCGCAATTTACTTTTTATTTTTATATTTAAGCGGTTTCCAACTTTTATCACTATGGAAGCATTTTGATGTGAAAATTTTAATTAATTTGTATCCAATATCATTGGAAGATAGAAAAAAGCAATTTCGAAATGTATTTCAAATACTATTAATAATTCAAAGTATTTTATTAAGTATTGTCATCTTGCTGCAAACTAAAAATTTCTTATACGAACTCTTTGCTTTCGTTATTAGCGTAATTATCATCATGAGCTACTCTCGTATTGTCTTAAAACTAAAACGCTAAGGAGTAAAAATAAGTGAATAGATATGAACTACATGCTAAAGATGAGCTAAATAGATGGAAGCGAAAGCATTTTTACAAAACTTCAAGAAGGAAAATGTTTGCACGTAACATCCAACAAAAAATAAATAAAAAGGTTCCTGAAAAAGTACATAAACTTATTACTTCCGCAATTAAAGGAATGGTTGAAGCGACTATTTCAGGAACGAGTTATATGACAAAAATTGATGTAACTCACGTACAGACACTTGAGGAAAGAGAAAACTTTGTACATGAGAGATTACGTTTTTACCGAAAACTTGCTGTAGCTGAAGGTGCAGGAACTGGTGCTGGAGGAATCTTCTTAGGAATTGCTGATTTTCCATTACTGTTAAGTATTAAAATGAAGTTCTTGATGGAATGTAGTACTATTTATGGGTTTTCAAATAAAGAGAAACAAGAAAGAATATTTCTTCTATATGTATTTCAAACAGCTTTCTCGAGTGACGAACATAAACGAGTAATGATAGAAAAAATCAGTCAATGGCAGGAAATTAATCATGTTCTTGAGAATAATGACTGGAGAAAGCTTCAACAAGAATATCGTGATTATATTGATCTCATAAAAATGTTTCAACTGTTACCAGGTTTCGGTGCAATTGTTGGTGCTTATGCAAACAACCAATTATTAGAAGAACTAGGTGAAACTGCGATAAACTGCTTCCGTTTACGTATTCTACATGGCAATGAAAAAACCGATTGATCTCCAATGAAGTGGGGTCAATCGGTTTTTATTTTAACTATTTATTAATACATTTTTTGTGAGAATTACTTATTAATATGAAAAATAAAAGTGTAATTGGCTGGATAATTAAATAAACAGCAAGAGAATAGCTAAACTTCCACTCATTATAAGTAAATAAATGAAAGTGCTCACTTATCCATTCAAATCCCCATCCGAAAAGAGAAAAAGCAACAATATAAAAGAATAACAACAAGCCTCTCAACTGAAATTTATCAAAAAAATAAACCAATAGGTAGGCAAAGGGTGCATACATCATATAGGAAATAATATCAAATAATTCATATTTACCAGAATCAATTACATCATAAAAATCAACTTTAGGGCCTGCTAATAGCTCATCGACAACACGTGCAACAAAAACTGAAAAAAACATT
This genomic interval from Lottiidibacillus patelloidae contains the following:
- a CDS encoding peptidylprolyl isomerase, with product MMTKKWMLLLVTAAFTLLLSACNTGSGDIVVKTNAGDITKEEFYEELKSKYGEEVLREMVEAKLLAEAVEVDKDEVDEKMEKIKAQFNSDDEFKTALASSPYKSEEELRKVIENDLKLFKYATKDIEVSDEKLTDYFNEFVKREEVRASHILVEDEEQAKEILAQINNGADFAALAEEHSIDTGSAVKGGDLDFFTRGKMVPEFEKEAFTLEVGEVSDLVKTQFGYHIIKVTDVKNTEKTLEDNREEIREMYLSANAESTENVIKKLIEDGDIKVMDKDLKDIFE
- a CDS encoding YjcZ family sporulation protein, producing the protein MGHTYGGGFALIVVLFILLIIVGAAWL
- a CDS encoding DUF3267 domain-containing protein, which encodes MNCWKSINIHRDYGTLRLSLFSIIVTFFYFIAFYLVFSAFHYEEQFYELGLVPFLFGLCLIIPVHKLMHLLPLWLTGTKVDFNIVSIKGLPIPSYCIDEKVSKNKTMFSMLLPFISITITAIIGSVMFPNFFHYFSIFSSINFGLSVIDLLFLFQLLKAPRHAYIENSDVGIDILVNQN
- a CDS encoding YtxH domain-containing protein, whose product is MGKGKSLFVGFLVGSVVAAATTLLTTPKSGNEMRKELIDKINYLKKEGKNISSLSKESVDTLKEVATDVMNVIDNWKEDIEPHKQKILDEIKDIQRAIDAMENKVDNDKTDNSHV
- a CDS encoding HIT family protein, with translation MSDCIFCKIIDGSIPSAKVYEDENVLAFLDISQVTKGHTLVIPKVHKENIFDLTPEIAGHLFQAIPKIANSINEQFQPVGVNLLNNNGEAAGQAVFHYHMHIIPRYGKGDGFGTVWKTHEKNYTSEDLSTIALQIANNIK
- a CDS encoding ABC transporter ATP-binding protein — encoded protein: MKPLLDINNLVGGYSIHDPVLHDVSFHVNSGEIIGLIGLNGAGKSTTIRHIIGLMEPVQGSVSICGKTIDESPEAYRSHFSYIPETPILYEELTLWEHLELTAMAYSLDNEWKERAEILLKEFRMETRKKWFPSHFSKGMKQKVMIMCAFLVEPKVYIIDEPIVGLDPIGIHSLLSLMEKKKAQGAGILMSTHILATAERYCDRFIVLHNGKVKAYGTLEELQKKMNMKDANLDDIYFSLTKED
- a CDS encoding ABC transporter permease, with amino-acid sequence MNEKNLWIHRAKTYWLQASRYIQYMLNSLIYTVIITVVIAAYYYAGWLKTLDSTFPYLFVLAILIASVLTVGKVRTFLREADKVFLLPFEHKLKPYFRLSLIYSTLFHLFYIGLLLLVLFPLYEKYDNATNEMYYISVVVVMMLKIWNLLMSWYIHLMNVRTLHRADLIVRFTINFLFVYFLLAQANILVIALMLMIMISLYMFYKNKFGKKDRILWEQLIKIEENSVASFYRLANLFTDVPHLKSKIKPRKVLTQLIKLLVRKEDGPFAYLYWRTFLRAGDYFGVYVRLLFIGSILILFIPNAYATIAIYFLFLYLSGFQLLSLWKHFDVKILINLYPISLEDRKKQFRNVFQILLIIQSILLSIVILLQTKNFLYELFAFVISVIIIMSYSRIVLKLKR
- a CDS encoding EcsC family protein gives rise to the protein MNRYELHAKDELNRWKRKHFYKTSRRKMFARNIQQKINKKVPEKVHKLITSAIKGMVEATISGTSYMTKIDVTHVQTLEERENFVHERLRFYRKLAVAEGAGTGAGGIFLGIADFPLLLSIKMKFLMECSTIYGFSNKEKQERIFLLYVFQTAFSSDEHKRVMIEKISQWQEINHVLENNDWRKLQQEYRDYIDLIKMFQLLPGFGAIVGAYANNQLLEELGETAINCFRLRILHGNEKTD